One window from the genome of Salvia miltiorrhiza cultivar Shanhuang (shh) chromosome 7, IMPLAD_Smil_shh, whole genome shotgun sequence encodes:
- the LOC130995665 gene encoding uncharacterized protein LOC130995665 isoform X2 translates to MVSVSPLAVTAESCCALFRLRERQVSVVSTSRRRSQMATAAFSNSPKVIDSHLHVWASPQQAAEKYPYFPGQEPTLPGHVEFLLECMGEAGVDGALIVQPINHKFDHSYVTSVLKKYPSKFFGCCLANPAEDGTGIKQLEDLISKDGYRAVRFNPYLWPSGQLMTNDVGKAMFAKAGELGAPVGFMCMKGLDLHLSEIEELCTEFPSTVVLLDHLGFCKPPKNYEEEQIFSKLLNLSRFPQVYVKLSALFRVSRCPYPYEDLSDVILKVVSSYGANRIMWGSDFPYVVPECGYKEAKEAVWKLLQEARLSSSDTEWIMARTANQIIFNRPPPIMTTTGAASVMDT, encoded by the exons ATGGTATCCGTATCTCCACTGGCAGTCACTGCTGAATCCTGTTGTGCTCTTTTCCGGTTGAGAGAAAGGCAGGTTTCTGTGGTTTCTACTTCACGCCGCCGATCCCAAATGGCCACCGCCGCTTTCTCCAATTCGCCAAAAGTCATCGATTCCCATTTGCACGTCTGGGCCTCGCCTCAacag GCTGCAGAGAAGTACCCATATTTTCCGGGTCAGGAGCCTACATTGCCGGGTCATGTTGAGTTCTTGCTTGAG TGTATGGGAGAAGCTGGAGTGGATGGTGCCCTTATAGTGCAGCCCATAAATCATAAGTTCGATCACTCCTATGTCACAAG TGTCTTGAAGAAATATCCATCAAAATTCTTTGGATGTTGTCTTGCAAATCCAGCTGAAGATGGAACCGGCATCAAACAGCTTGAAGATCTCATTTCCAAG GATGGCTATCGTGCTGTGCGTTTCAATCCATACTTGTGGCCATCTGGTCAATTG ATGACAAATGATGTTGGAAAGGCCATGTTTGCTAAAGCTGGAGAGCTTGGTGCTCCTGTTGGTTTCATGTGTATGAAG GGTCTTGATCTGCATTTATCAGAAATTGAAGAGCTGTGCACAGAGTTTCCTTCGACAGTTGTTCTGCTTGACCATCTGGGTTTCTGTAAACCTCCAAA AAATTATGAAGAAGAACAAATATTTTCGAAGCTGCTAAACTTATCTAGATTTCCACAG GTGTACGTGAAACTCAGCGCTCTCTTCAGAGTGTCAAGATGCCCATACCCGTACGAAGATTTGTCCGATGTTATACTAAAAGTGGTGTCGAGCTATGGTGCTAACCGCATCATGTGGGGAAG TGACTTCCCTTACGTTGTCCCTGAATGCGGTTACAAAGAAGCAAAAGAAGCAGTGTGGAAACTGCTCCAAGAAGCGCGGTTATCATCTTCCGACACGGAATGGATCATGGCTCGTACTGCTAATCAAATAATCTTCAACAGGCCGCCACCGATTATGACTACAACTGGAGCAGCTTCAGTTATGGATACGTGA
- the LOC130995665 gene encoding uncharacterized protein LOC130995665 isoform X1 yields the protein MVSVSPLAVTAESCCALFRLRERQVSVVSTSRRRSQMATAAFSNSPKVIDSHLHVWASPQQAAEKYPYFPGQEPTLPGHVEFLLECMGEAGVDGALIVQPINHKFDHSYVTSVLKKYPSKFFGCCLANPAEDGTGIKQLEDLISKDGYRAVRFNPYLWPSGQLMTNDVGKAMFAKAGELGAPVGFMCMKGLDLHLSEIEELCTEFPSTVVLLDHLGFCKPPKNYEEEQIFSKLLNLSRFPQSALISDTYVGQVYVKLSALFRVSRCPYPYEDLSDVILKVVSSYGANRIMWGSDFPYVVPECGYKEAKEAVWKLLQEARLSSSDTEWIMARTANQIIFNRPPPIMTTTGAASVMDT from the exons ATGGTATCCGTATCTCCACTGGCAGTCACTGCTGAATCCTGTTGTGCTCTTTTCCGGTTGAGAGAAAGGCAGGTTTCTGTGGTTTCTACTTCACGCCGCCGATCCCAAATGGCCACCGCCGCTTTCTCCAATTCGCCAAAAGTCATCGATTCCCATTTGCACGTCTGGGCCTCGCCTCAacag GCTGCAGAGAAGTACCCATATTTTCCGGGTCAGGAGCCTACATTGCCGGGTCATGTTGAGTTCTTGCTTGAG TGTATGGGAGAAGCTGGAGTGGATGGTGCCCTTATAGTGCAGCCCATAAATCATAAGTTCGATCACTCCTATGTCACAAG TGTCTTGAAGAAATATCCATCAAAATTCTTTGGATGTTGTCTTGCAAATCCAGCTGAAGATGGAACCGGCATCAAACAGCTTGAAGATCTCATTTCCAAG GATGGCTATCGTGCTGTGCGTTTCAATCCATACTTGTGGCCATCTGGTCAATTG ATGACAAATGATGTTGGAAAGGCCATGTTTGCTAAAGCTGGAGAGCTTGGTGCTCCTGTTGGTTTCATGTGTATGAAG GGTCTTGATCTGCATTTATCAGAAATTGAAGAGCTGTGCACAGAGTTTCCTTCGACAGTTGTTCTGCTTGACCATCTGGGTTTCTGTAAACCTCCAAA AAATTATGAAGAAGAACAAATATTTTCGAAGCTGCTAAACTTATCTAGATTTCCACAG TCAGCTTTGATCAGTGACACATACGTGGGACAGGTGTACGTGAAACTCAGCGCTCTCTTCAGAGTGTCAAGATGCCCATACCCGTACGAAGATTTGTCCGATGTTATACTAAAAGTGGTGTCGAGCTATGGTGCTAACCGCATCATGTGGGGAAG TGACTTCCCTTACGTTGTCCCTGAATGCGGTTACAAAGAAGCAAAAGAAGCAGTGTGGAAACTGCTCCAAGAAGCGCGGTTATCATCTTCCGACACGGAATGGATCATGGCTCGTACTGCTAATCAAATAATCTTCAACAGGCCGCCACCGATTATGACTACAACTGGAGCAGCTTCAGTTATGGATACGTGA